A part of Rickettsia canadensis str. McKiel genomic DNA contains:
- the gatA gene encoding Asp-tRNA(Asn)/Glu-tRNA(Gln) amidotransferase subunit GatA encodes MTELNKLTLADSIKGLKNKDFTSTELVNAHIQQIEKHKNLNAYVTKTFDLALKGAQIADQNYAQNKARTLEGIPFAAKDLFCTKGIRTTACSNILKNFIPNYESSVTQNIFNNGGVMLGKTNMDEFAMGAANITSCFGNVINPWKANNDNSDLVPGGSSGGSAASVSGFMASAALGSDTGGSVRQPASFTGLVGFKPTYGRCSRYGMVSFASSLDQAGIFTRSVLDSAIMLEAMMGFDEKDSTSLKAEVPQLQSAIGSSVKNMKIGVPLSLGEGSIIEPDVMKMWQDTIELLKNAGTEIVDITLPYAKYGVAVYYVIAPAEASSNLSRYDGVRYGLRVERENMTLDEMYEMTRSAGFGEEVKRRIMIGTYVLSSSCMDAYYLKAQKVRSLVANDFNNAFTKVDTILLPAAPSEAFKIGEKQNDPTIMYLNDLFTIPASLAGLPCVSVPAGLSARGLPLGMQIIGKQLDEYNVLKVASTIESGVKHIKFEPKGF; translated from the coding sequence ATGACAGAACTAAACAAATTAACATTAGCAGATAGTATAAAAGGTCTAAAAAATAAAGATTTCACAAGTACGGAATTAGTTAATGCACATATTCAACAAATAGAGAAGCATAAAAACCTAAATGCTTATGTTACCAAAACTTTTGATCTTGCCTTAAAGGGTGCTCAAATTGCTGATCAAAATTATGCTCAAAATAAAGCAAGAACACTTGAGGGTATCCCGTTTGCCGCTAAAGATCTTTTCTGTACGAAAGGCATTAGAACTACGGCATGTTCTAATATACTGAAAAATTTTATACCTAATTATGAATCAAGCGTTACACAAAATATTTTTAATAATGGTGGTGTGATGCTCGGCAAAACTAATATGGACGAATTTGCTATGGGTGCGGCAAATATTACTAGTTGTTTTGGAAATGTAATTAACCCTTGGAAAGCAAATAACGACAATAGTGATCTAGTGCCAGGCGGTTCTTCCGGAGGATCAGCTGCGTCAGTTAGTGGTTTTATGGCATCTGCTGCGCTTGGTAGCGATACTGGCGGGTCGGTACGTCAACCTGCAAGTTTTACTGGTTTAGTTGGGTTTAAACCGACATACGGACGTTGTTCAAGATACGGAATGGTATCATTTGCTAGCTCTCTTGATCAAGCAGGAATATTTACTAGAAGCGTTTTAGATAGTGCTATTATGCTTGAAGCAATGATGGGATTTGATGAAAAAGATTCTACTTCGCTCAAAGCAGAAGTACCACAATTACAATCTGCTATCGGCAGTTCGGTAAAAAATATGAAGATAGGCGTACCTCTTAGCCTTGGTGAAGGCAGTATTATTGAACCTGATGTTATGAAAATGTGGCAGGATACTATAGAGCTACTTAAAAATGCTGGTACTGAAATAGTTGATATTACTTTGCCGTATGCTAAATATGGCGTTGCCGTTTATTACGTAATAGCACCGGCTGAAGCTTCTTCAAATTTATCTAGATATGACGGCGTTAGATATGGTCTTCGGGTAGAACGTGAAAATATGACGCTTGATGAAATGTATGAAATGACTAGATCAGCAGGATTTGGCGAGGAAGTAAAACGTCGTATTATGATTGGAACATATGTACTTTCTTCTAGTTGTATGGATGCATATTATTTAAAAGCTCAAAAAGTACGTAGTTTAGTTGCAAACGACTTTAATAATGCTTTCACAAAAGTTGACACCATTTTATTACCGGCTGCCCCGTCTGAAGCATTTAAGATCGGTGAAAAACAAAATGATCCGACTATTATGTATTTAAACGATTTATTTACTATTCCTGCAAGTTTAGCCGGTTTACCTTGTGTATCGGTTCCTGCCGGATTATCGGCACGAGGTTTACCTCTTGGAATGCAGATTATCGGTAAACAATTAGATGAATATAATGTTTTGAAAGTAGCATCGACAATTGAATCAGGTGTTAAACATATTAAATTTGAGCCAAAGGGTTTTTAA
- the gatC gene encoding Asp-tRNA(Asn)/Glu-tRNA(Gln) amidotransferase subunit GatC: protein MITKEEAQKIAKLARLKFEEDTVEKFSTQLSSIMNMIDILNEIDCKDIEPLTSVSNMNARMREDEVTSSDLSDKLLDHVSGQSAQLAKEVKYFITPKVIE from the coding sequence ATGATTACAAAAGAAGAAGCACAAAAAATAGCAAAATTAGCTAGATTAAAATTTGAAGAAGATACTGTAGAAAAATTTTCTACTCAGCTTAGCTCTATAATGAATATGATCGATATTTTAAATGAAATAGATTGCAAAGATATAGAGCCTTTAACTTCAGTTTCTAATATGAATGCTAGAATGCGAGAGGATGAAGTTACAAGTTCTGATTTATCAGATAAATTATTGGATCATGTAAGTGGACAAAGCGCTCAGCTTGCTAAAGAAGTAAAATATTTTATCACTCCAAAGGTTATTGAATAA
- the frr gene encoding ribosome recycling factor encodes MDTETLKKNLQEKMEKALKVLDHELKGLRTGRASVNLLDSVIVEAYGSKIPLSQVASISTPDARTINVQVWDKSMVSLVEKGITIANLGLTPATDGQLIRLPIPILTEERRKELVKLAHKYGEDTKISLRNIRRDGNEELKKLEKNNILTKDEHHSLSEQVQKLTNDYSNKVDSAIKQKEQEIMTV; translated from the coding sequence ATGGACACAGAAACATTAAAGAAAAATTTACAAGAAAAGATGGAAAAAGCTCTAAAAGTTTTAGATCATGAGCTTAAAGGACTACGTACAGGTAGGGCCTCGGTTAATTTACTCGACAGTGTAATCGTAGAAGCTTACGGGAGTAAAATACCACTTTCACAAGTTGCTTCCATATCCACCCCTGATGCACGAACAATTAACGTGCAGGTTTGGGATAAATCTATGGTATCATTGGTAGAGAAAGGGATTACGATAGCAAATCTCGGCTTAACTCCGGCAACGGACGGTCAACTAATTAGACTGCCGATACCCATTTTAACTGAAGAAAGACGTAAAGAACTTGTAAAGCTTGCTCATAAATACGGTGAGGATACTAAAATTTCATTACGTAATATTAGAAGAGACGGCAACGAAGAACTTAAAAAGCTAGAAAAGAACAATATTCTTACAAAAGATGAGCATCATAGCTTATCTGAACAAGTACAAAAACTAACTAATGATTATAGTAACAAAGTTGACTCAGCAATAAAACAAAAAGAACAAGAAATAATGACTGTTTGA
- the pyrH gene encoding UMP kinase: protein MTSDINALKYKKVLLKVSGEALMGDKQFGHEYDVIKKIAGDIKEVIDLGVEVTIVVGGGNIYRGINAALVGMDRASADYIGMLATVINALTLQNVMESLNIYTRVLSAIPMMSVCEPYIRRKAKRHMEKKRVVIFAGGTGNPFCTTDSAAVLRAIEMNCDILLKATQVDGVYDSDPKKNPNAKKYFTISYKDVITNNLQVMDMAAIAVAQENKLPIRIFSIKDQGNFAKVIQDKGKYTTIEE from the coding sequence ATGACATCAGATATAAATGCTCTAAAGTATAAAAAAGTTTTGCTTAAAGTTTCAGGGGAAGCTTTAATGGGAGACAAGCAATTTGGACATGAATATGACGTAATAAAAAAGATTGCCGGCGATATTAAAGAAGTTATCGATTTAGGAGTAGAAGTCACTATTGTAGTCGGTGGTGGAAATATCTACCGCGGAATTAATGCAGCACTCGTCGGTATGGATCGTGCTTCAGCTGATTATATAGGTATGCTTGCAACGGTGATTAATGCTTTAACTTTACAAAACGTTATGGAAAGCCTCAATATCTATACAAGAGTTCTATCGGCTATTCCTATGATGAGCGTGTGCGAGCCTTATATTCGTCGCAAAGCTAAAAGACATATGGAAAAAAAACGAGTAGTCATTTTTGCCGGCGGCACGGGTAATCCATTTTGTACAACCGACAGTGCTGCAGTACTTCGTGCAATCGAAATGAATTGTGATATTTTATTAAAGGCAACTCAGGTTGACGGCGTATATGATTCCGACCCTAAAAAAAATCCGAATGCTAAAAAATATTTCACTATTAGCTATAAAGATGTTATAACTAACAACCTGCAAGTCATGGACATGGCAGCTATAGCAGTAGCACAAGAAAATAAATTACCTATAAGGATATTCTCGATAAAAGACCAAGGAAATTTTGCCAAAGTAATACAAGATAAAGGCAAATATACGACAATTGAGGAATAA
- a CDS encoding monovalent cation/H+ antiporter subunit E has protein sequence MLMSTKIKFILYFPWLLLEIWKSAFSVIKIIWQRKIKIEPVFEWIDAEGLEVIGEIVYAHSITLTPGTVTLDINNNMLLVHALNKSSITTLQRGIMIKKIKQLKATSNRK, from the coding sequence ATGTTAATGTCCACTAAAATTAAATTTATATTATATTTTCCTTGGTTATTATTAGAAATATGGAAATCGGCGTTCTCGGTTATCAAAATAATTTGGCAAAGAAAAATAAAAATAGAACCAGTGTTTGAATGGATTGATGCAGAAGGACTAGAAGTAATAGGTGAAATAGTATATGCTCACTCGATTACATTAACACCTGGTACAGTAACACTTGATATAAATAATAATATGTTATTAGTGCATGCACTCAATAAATCATCGATTACCACCCTACAAAGAGGTATAATGATTAAAAAAATTAAGCAGCTAAAAGCAACTTCAAATAGAAAATGA
- a CDS encoding DHA2 family efflux MFS transporter permease subunit yields the protein MSNNNLQVTSNLSKRQLFAFYGMVVGMFMSVLDIQIVASSLSVIAAGLAASSNELSWVQTSYLIAEVIIIPTSGFLARLLSTRIAYFIATLGFTVMSVLCSLATNIESMVIFRALQGFFGGAMIPTVFSTVFTIFPASQRPTVTILIGLVVTVAPTLGPTLGGYITEILSWHFMFLLNVIPGIFVCSVVFLYGDFDKPNYKLLKNFDFLGILLMALTLGLLQYVLEEGNKKGWLEDNLILFLSIAVALGFILLIIRELTFINPILDLKTFLYKDFTFGCLYSFVMGIGLYGAVYILPLFLFTIAGYDTLQIGATMMVTGGAQFLSAQLAGRMLGLGVDLRLMLIIGLGGFALGCHLNSFLTPDSKFAAFVLPQFVRGISLMFCFIPTNNIALGNMPKERIGNASGLYNLTRNLGGAVGLAIISTILTNDTKTFMQYFSENISSTSIMALEQLDSYTELLSRKVLNPEKASYLLLANKLNNDAFVIAINNIFNMIGLVFVFIMLLIPFTSNIKLTKNVNVH from the coding sequence ATGTCAAACAATAATTTACAAGTTACTTCTAATCTATCCAAAAGACAGTTATTTGCTTTCTACGGTATGGTTGTCGGGATGTTTATGTCGGTACTTGATATTCAAATTGTTGCTAGCTCATTATCTGTAATAGCTGCAGGCCTTGCTGCTTCAAGTAACGAGCTTTCTTGGGTTCAAACATCGTACTTAATAGCCGAAGTTATAATTATTCCTACTTCAGGCTTTTTAGCACGCTTACTTTCTACTAGAATTGCTTATTTTATTGCAACCCTAGGATTTACGGTTATGAGTGTATTATGTTCGCTTGCAACTAATATTGAATCAATGGTTATCTTTAGAGCATTACAAGGATTTTTTGGCGGTGCAATGATACCAACAGTCTTTAGTACTGTTTTTACAATTTTTCCGGCATCACAACGTCCTACCGTCACTATTTTAATTGGACTTGTCGTAACTGTTGCACCTACTTTAGGACCTACGCTCGGTGGATATATTACGGAAATTTTGTCATGGCATTTTATGTTTTTATTAAATGTTATCCCTGGAATTTTTGTGTGCAGCGTCGTTTTTTTATACGGTGATTTTGATAAACCAAATTATAAATTACTCAAAAATTTTGATTTTCTCGGTATATTATTAATGGCTTTAACACTTGGCTTATTACAGTATGTTTTAGAAGAAGGCAACAAAAAAGGTTGGCTTGAGGATAATTTAATATTATTTTTAAGTATTGCAGTAGCTTTAGGCTTTATTTTATTAATCATTAGAGAACTAACCTTTATTAATCCAATTTTAGATTTAAAAACATTTCTTTATAAAGACTTTACTTTTGGTTGCCTTTATTCGTTCGTGATGGGTATAGGATTGTACGGGGCAGTATATATATTACCGCTATTTCTCTTTACCATTGCCGGATATGATACATTACAAATCGGGGCTACTATGATGGTGACGGGCGGAGCACAATTTTTATCTGCACAGTTAGCCGGCAGGATGCTAGGGCTAGGGGTAGATTTACGCCTGATGCTTATTATAGGGCTTGGAGGATTCGCTCTTGGATGTCATTTGAATAGTTTTCTAACGCCTGATTCTAAATTTGCTGCATTTGTACTTCCTCAATTTGTTAGAGGTATTTCCTTAATGTTTTGTTTTATACCGACTAATAATATAGCGCTTGGCAATATGCCAAAAGAAAGAATAGGCAATGCTAGCGGGCTTTATAATCTTACCCGTAATCTAGGAGGAGCAGTAGGACTTGCAATAATCAGCACTATACTTACTAATGATACCAAAACCTTTATGCAATATTTCTCAGAAAATATCTCATCTACTTCTATAATGGCATTAGAGCAGCTCGATTCTTACACTGAATTATTAAGCAGGAAAGTTCTTAATCCTGAAAAAGCATCATATTTGTTATTAGCAAACAAATTAAATAATGATGCTTTTGTAATTGCAATAAATAATATATTTAATATGATAGGATTGGTATTTGTATTTATAATGCTGCTTATACCTTTTACTTCAAATATCAAATTAACCAAAAATGTTAATGTCCACTAA
- a CDS encoding DUF2674 domain-containing protein — MQNPAQKVISFSEHKSDIERIKKSIEEGWAIVKLVPNKNRFIGLLEKISHAEDETIYIPPRKKIIVN; from the coding sequence ATGCAAAATCCAGCACAAAAAGTTATATCTTTTTCAGAGCATAAGTCTGATATAGAACGCATAAAGAAGTCAATAGAAGAGGGGTGGGCGATAGTAAAGCTAGTACCTAATAAAAACCGTTTTATCGGACTTTTAGAAAAGATTTCACATGCTGAAGATGAAACAATCTATATTCCTCCAAGAAAAAAGATAATAGTTAATTAA